CTTGAGCATGTCCGTGGCCTTGTCGAGCTTCGCCGGGTCGGTGACCTTCTTGAGCCGCGTCAGGAACTCGCCGAAGTCCGCCGGCTTCGGCAGCGCCTTCTCTTCGGCCGTCGCCACCTTGCGCGGGTCCGGCCCCTTCCCGGCCCACGTCAGCGCGTCCGCCATTCGGATCTCGGCGGGCCACTTGGTCCCGTCGTTCACGCGCGCCCAACTGAGCAGCGTACCATCAAGGGTCGCGCCGGTGAGCGTCGCGCCCGCGAGGTTGCTGTAGGAGAGGGAGGCTTTGGACAGGTTAGCGTTCGAGAAGTTCACGTCCGTGAGATTGAGGCCGTTAAAATCGACCTTGGTGAGATCAGTGTTCGAGAGGTCCGCGCCCTTCAGCTTGACTCGCGCTTTGGCGTCGCCCGAAAGCGCGTTCCACTCCTTCACGCCCGCGGCACCCGTTTTCAGCGTCGCGACCCAATCGACCTTCGGTTTGGGTTTCGGTTTGGGAGCCGCTTTGGGCTTCGCGACCGACGCGCCTTTGGCCGTCGTCACAGTTTTTGCTTTGGGGGTCGTCTTGGTTTTCGCGGCCACCTTCTTGGCGGGCTTCTTAACGGCTTGTTTGGCCATGACTCACACGGTTGGTGAGAACGGAAGAGTGAGGTTGGATTGTGCAGAATTATTGACGCGCCCGCGCCGGCCCGCAAGGTGCGCAGGGGGCGAAATGCTGTGAATTCCGGGTGAACGGGGCGCGGATGTTTACGAAAGGATACCGTCGAGCACCTCGCCGTGGACGTCCGTCAACCGGCGCTCGATGCCGTTGTGGTAGAACGAGAGGCGCTCGTGGTTGAGCCCGAGGATGTGCAAAATCGTCGCGTGGAGGTCGTAGATCGTGGCAGGCTTTTCCGCGGCTTGATAGCCGAATTCGTCCGTTCCACCGTAGCTGTGCGCGCGCGTCACCCCGGCGCCCGCGAGCCACACTGTGAAGCCCTTCGGGTTGTGGTCGCGCCCGCTCGCATCCTTCTGAAACGTGGGCATCCGCCCGAACTCCGTCACCCACACCACGAGCGTGTCTTTCAGCAAGCCGGTGCGTTTCAGGTCCGTGAGGAGCGCGGCGAGGGGCTTATCCAGAATCGCGGCGTGGACCTCGTACTGCGACTTCAGCGTCTTGTGCCCGTCCCAGTTGCCGACGCCCTCGCCCATCGCGTAAGAGCCGTTGAAGAGCTGCACGAACCGCACGTCGCGCTCGAGCAGGCGCCGGGCGAGCAGGCAGTTGCGCGCGAACCCGCTCTTCCACCGGTCCTTGTCGCCGGTGCCGTACTCGGCGTGAACCGACTTCGGCTCTTTGGACAGGTCCGCGACCTCCGCCGCGCGCAACTGCATCTTCGCGGCCATCTCGTAGCTCGCGATGCGCGCGCTCAGTTGCGAGTCGCCCGCGCGGGCGGTCGCGTGGTCGGCGTTGAGCAACTGGAGGAAGTCGCGCGTGTCCGCGTCGGTCTTCGCGCTGATGCTCCCGGGCCGCGCGAGATTCGGAATGGGCTTGTCCGCGGTGAACGGCGTGCCCTGGAACACGCCGGGCAGGAACGCACTCCCCCAGTTGTTCGGCCCGACTTGCGGGACGCCGCGCGGGTCCGGGATCGCGACGAACGCGGGCAGGTCTTTGCACTCGCTGCCGAGCGCGTAGCTGACCCACGCCCCGGCGCTCGGGAACCCGTCGAGCGTGAAGCCGGTGCTCATCTGGTTCTCGGCCGGGCCGTGCGTGTTGCTCTTCGCGGTCATCGAGTGGACGAAGCACATTTCGTCCGCCAGCCCCGCGAGGTTCGGCAGCAGGTCTGACACCATCTTCCCGCTCTGACCGCGCGGCTTGAACGCCCACAGCGGGCGCACCAGATTGCCCTGCGCGCCCTGGAACGTGACGAGCTTCTCGGCCCCCGGGAGGGGTTGGCCGTCGCGCTTCACCAGTTCCGGCTTGTAGTCGAAGGTATCGACGTGGCTGACCGCGCCGGAACAGAAGATCGTGAGCACGCGCTTCGCCTTCGGCGCGAAGTGCGGTTTCCGCGCGCTGAGGGGCGAATCGGGTTTGATGTCCGGGCGCAGCGGCGCCTTGTCATCCGCGAGAAGCCCCTGCTCCGCGAGGAGCGCGGCCAGCGCGATCCCACCCAAGCCCGTGCTCGCATCGCGCAGGAACCCGCGCCTGTTGAGGAGAGAGGCACCGCCGGGAGAAATCGAAGTCATAGGAGAGACCCGATGGCAGAGATCAGAGGACAGAGGACAGAGGACAGAGGACAGAGGACAGAGAGCAGAACCGGTGTCGGTAGGTCGGGCGGTGCCCGACGTGTTTGGCATTGCGAAGGTTGTGTCGAGCACAGCCCGACCTACAACCCTTCTGTCCGGTCGTCCTTAATCCACGAAAACGAATTCGTTCGCGTTCAGCACCGCGCGACACAGCGCCGCGAGGCCGTGTTCCTTCACCAGCTTCGTCGCGGCGGTCCGTTCTTTGTCGGTTGGCGGGCGCTGAAACGCGAGCAGGAACACACGATTCACCTGGGCGCTGGGGGCCGCCCCCGCGTCCTTTTCGACGCGCTCCGCAAAGTACCCGGCCTGCTGAAGCACGAACGTGCTGTTGAGCAGGTTGAGCGCCTGGAGCGGTGTGGTGGAGACGTTCCGCTTCGGCGCGATCTGGCCCGCGTCCGGGCAGTCGAACACGCCGAACGTGTCGTCGAGCTGCATCCGCGGCTTCTGCTGGTAAACCATGCGGCGGAACTCGGCCGGACCGAACTGCTTCCGCGGTGTGTACACCTTCACGTAATTGCCGTTCGGCTCGAACAGGTCGAAGCCGGGTCCGCCCATCTTGAGGTCGAGTTTCCCGCTCACGAACAGGACCGCGTCGCGCAGCGGTTCCGCTTCGATTCGTTGGGGCGGGTAGCGCCACAGTAACCGCGTTTGTGCGTCCTTTGCTAAGCCCGCATCGCTGGCGCGCGACGCCTGACGGTACGTGGCGCTGGTCACGATGAGCCGGTGCATGTGTTTGAGCGACCAGGGGTTGGAAGAACCTAACCCCCCGGCCCCCTTCCCTAAGAAGGAAGGGGGAGCAGAACCTTCTTTGCCTTCAGCCCCTCTCCCCTTGGGGGAGGGGTTGGGGAGGGGTTCTTCCCCTACAGAAGGCGCAACTAACTCGCTCGCGAGCCAGTCGAGCAGTTCCGGGTGCGTGGGCTTACCGCCGTTGCGACCGAAGTCGCTCGGAGTGTCCACGATGCCCGTGCCGAAGTGGTGCTGCCACAGCCGGTTCACCATGACACGGGCCGTCAACGGGTGTGCGGGGTCGGTAATCCACTTCGCGAGCGCGGCCCGGCGCTCGGGGTCGGTCGCGTTCTCGGGGATGGTCAGTTTCGGTCCGAGTTCGCCGAGTGCCCCCGGCCCGACGACTTCCTTCTTCTGGGTCGCGTCCCCGCGGTGCAAGCGGTGCGTCTCTTCGGGCACCATCAGTCGCCCAGCGTAAGCCAACTGCCCCCGCGCGAGTTCTTCGATTTGCTTGCGGAAGCCCCCGATTTGTTGCGTGAGTTTGACCCACGCCGCGCGCTCGGCGCCCGTCAACCCGCTCGGAACCGCTGACGCGCCCTCCGCGAACGGCACCCGGTCGTCCGAGGACGCGACCACGATCCACGACTCGTGGTCCGTAGAGACATCGATGCGGTATCGCGTCGACACCCGGTCCGTGTACCGGCCCTCGCGGTCGCGTGCCCAGGCGACGCGGTCGATGACCGTCGGTTCGGCCAGTTCCAGTTCGACCCACCCGCGCCCGGACTTATTCGAGATCCAACTGCGACCGTTCCCGTACTTCCCATCATTAATGAATGGCAGACTGTGAATGTTCGGAGAGCCGGGGTAATCGCCCGACGAGGTGGCTTTCGCGCCGTTCGATGCGAGCGCGACGTTCACGGGCTTCGAGCCGAACGAGAACACTTCCAGTTCATCGAGGCACGGCTCGACACTGTTCGTCTCGAAGGTCACGAACCGGACGAATTTCGCCCGCACGGGTTTGAAGCGCTCGGTGTTGAGGCGCGCGTTCACCGACACGCGGCGCGCGTCGGTGGCGGCCGGGTCCGCGAGCGGTTCCAGCGCCGCGAGTTTCGCTTCGAGTTCGGCCAGTTGCGCGCGGAGCCGATCGGCTTCTTTCGCGCGGGCGACCGTGTCACCGGTACGGACCGGGCGCTCGCCGTGCTGCACGCCCGCGAACACGGCCTTGATGCGGTAGTAGTCGAGTTGCGAGATCGGGTCGAACTTGTGCGCGTGGCACCGGGCGCACGCGACCGTGAGCCCCAGGAACGTAGAACCCGTCGTGCCGATCATGTCGTGCAGTTCGTCCGCACGCTGATTCAGCGTCAGCGTGATGTCGGGACTTTTCACCTCGTCCCACGCGCCGCCCACAATGAACCCGGTCGCGGCATCGGCGCCGAGCGTGTCGCCGGCCAACTGCTCGCGCACGAACTGGTCGTAGGGCTTGTCGTCGTTGAGGGCTTTGATGACGTAGTCGCGGTAGTGCCAGGCGTTCGGGCGCAACTGATTGGTCTCGAACCCGTTCGACTCCGCGAAGCGCACCGTATCGAGCCAGTGCCGCGCCCAGCGCTCGCCGTAGTGCGGCGACGCGAGGTATTTGTCCACGAGCTTTTCGTAAGCGTTCGCGTCCTTATCGTTGACAAACGCCTCCACCTCTTCGGGCGTGGGCGGCAACCCGAGCAGATCAAACTTGAGCCGCCGAATGAGCGTGCGCCGGTCCGCTTCGGGCGAAAGCGCCAATCCGCTCGCGTTTAATTTCGCGGCAACGAATGCGTCGATCGCGTTTCGCGTTTGAGCCGTCGCGGTGGGCACGGCCGGGCGCGTCACCGCTTGGAACGCCCAGTGCGCATCGGCAGCGCCCTCGACCGCGGGCCACTTCGCACCGGCTTCGACCCAGGCGGTGAGGGCGCGAATTTGTTCCGCAGTGAGCGGGTCGCGGTTCGGCGGCATCCGCTCCTGGGCGTCTTCGATCGTCAGCTTCTTCAGAAGCAAACTCTCGGCGGGTTTGCCCGGTACCAGCGCTTTGCCGGTGTCGCCCCCTTTGAGCGCATCGGCGCTGCGATCAAGACGCAACCCGCCGCGCTGTTTGTCCGGTCCGTGACACGACACACAGTGTTTCGCAAAAATCGGCTGCACGTCGCGCGCGAACTCGACCGCGGGCGGCAGCGCCCCCTTCGGTGGCTCAGCGCCACGGCCCGGAGAGGTAAAAGCGCCCAGTAAAAGGAGCGCGGGGAGAGCAGTACGGGGCATGATCGTTCCAGATGGTCACCGGCGGGTGGTATCATGCTACCCACAAACACCGTGCGAGTGAAAGAGGTTTGTCGCGGTTCGCGGCACCCGTGTGGGACCGAGACCACTTCTCCACGAGGTGCCAACTCATCGCTCCCGCGATCAAGATGGGAAGAAGGGACAGAGCGAACAGCTCAAATGGCCGCATGTACAGAATAGCCCGTTCGGATGGAGTAACGCGACGAGGAACCGGTAGCAGGCCCGGGGTACAACAGGTCCACGATTGGGAGGTCCATCTCCCGGCCTCCGAACGCAACAGCGACGAGTGTCGCCCGACACACTCAGCCCAATGGGGGACGGGAAAAGATCAATCCCACCCCGACGGTCTCACGAGCCATCATTTTTTTGAGAAGGCATTAAATCTAATCCTTTTTCCTCTTGCCCTTCATCAAATGAAGGTTTAGAAACATCTCAACTCGCAGTCGCTCACGCTCTCTGAATCAGCTCCTCATCGATCGTTAACTCTCCCTTTTGCTCATGAGCAGCCGGTTCGTCGCGCCTTAGTGGTTCGCGAGCGCTATAGTTTCTGAGACTGGTGCCGATCGCCTTCATCTCTCCCGGGCGGTCGAACTCGCAGGCATCGGGCTCACTATCCATTTCTTGTTTCTGTCAAGGTGGTCATTATGAGACTCGCACAGAGGCACCCCCGAAAAGCGTTTACGCTGATCGAGCTGTTGGTGGTGATCGCGATCATCGCGATCCTCATCGGGCTCCTGCTCCCGGCCGTCCAGAAAGTCCGCGAGGCCGCGGCCCGGACTCAGTGTGTCAACAACTTGAAGCAGATGGGTCTCGCGCTGCACGCGTACCACGACGCCAACGAGGTGCTCCCCCAGGGCCAGTCGCCGTGGAGCGCGGCCTACCAGGCTCCTTATGAAGGGGCGTGGTCGTGGCAGGGCTACATCCTGCCGTATATGGAGCAGGACAATGCCTATAAGCAGGCAAAGGCGTGGCAAAATGCCTCGAATACCTATTCATGGAACAACCCGGTCGCTGGGCTGAAGATGAAGCTGTACACCTGCCCGGCGGACTCGCGGGGACCGGTCGCGTACCCCGGGCCGGCGAACGGGCTCGCGGTCGACCAGTCGCTGACCGGGTACCTGGGTAACGCCGGCACCACCTCGTCTTCGTTCGACGGCGTACTGTACATGAGCTCGAAGGTCAAGCTGGTCGGAATCACCGACGGCACCAGCAACACAATTCTGGTCGGCGAGCGCCCGCCGAACTCGAACCTGGAGTTCGGCTGGTGGTTCGCCGCCTACGGGTACGATGGTCGGGGCAACGGTGACTGCGTGATGACGTCCAACGATCTGGCCATTGCAAACTACTTCATCTCCGGCTACTCGTCGGCCCCGAACCTGCCGTGCAACGGGACGGCAGCTCAGAAGATCGGGTTGCAAACGGGTAACCCGAACGTCGGGTGCGATGCGGCTCACTACTGGAGCTTCCATACCGCTGGCGCCCAATTCCTGATGGCAGACGGGTCCGCCCGTCTGGTGACGTATGCCAACAACGGCGTACTTCCGGCTCTTTCGACGCGGGCCGGCGGCGAGGTCGCCAACATCAACTAAAGGTGTCCGTACCCCGCCCCGATGGCTCGTGCCGCCGGGGCGCCTTCGTTCGACCCACTTACTGCTGATTCCGGAACGGCATATGAAAACAATCCTGCTCGTCGTCGTGTGTGCGGTCGGTTTTGCGGGCCTTGCGGGGTGCGGTGGTTCTTCGGCCTCGACCCTGCCCGGGCAGCCGAACGGCGCCGCCCCCCAAGACTCCGGTGCGGGCAAAGACACAAAGAAGGGGCGGATTCCCGCTCAAAAGTGATCCGGCGGCCAGAATATTCTCCTGATCCTTACTATCACACATTCTATCACGCGAATGATCTGGCAATTGACGATCAAACACCCCTTCTGCGGCACGCCCCCTCCCCCGGCGCTAGCACCCGAGGCCTTCGACGCGCTTCCGCCGGAGGTGCAGGCGCACGTCCGTTAGCCCCGCACGTCCCGGCTTCGGACGTGTCGAAGGTTGCTCAAAAATACCTCGACGCGGGCTTGCAGGTCCGCGTCGAACCGCCGTTTCGCTGGCGCCTGGATTAACTCCTTCAGGTGCTTTGGTGCTGACATTTCTTCGGCTCTCAAAGCAGCTATTATTGTCACTCGCCCCACCAAATCGCCCCGGAGCTACGCACGATGATCCTCGGCCTTCGCACCTTCGTTGCCCAAGTCCGCCCTGAACAACTGGACGAGGCGAAGGCGTGGTACACGCAGTTCGCGGGCACCCCGCCGTACTTCGATCAGCCGTTCTACGTCGGGTTCAACGTCGGGGGGTTCGAGCTGGGGCTGCACCCCGAGGGCGAGCCGGGGCCGGGCGGCACGATCGCGTATTGGGGCACGGCCGACGTTGCGGCCGAAGTCGCTCGCGCGGTCGCTCTCGGCGCGACCGTGGCGCAACCCATTCAGGACGTGGGGGGAGATATCAAGGCCGCGACCATCGCGGACCCGTTCGGCAACCAGATCGGGCTGATTCAGAACCCGCACTTTGATGCGAAAGCGGTAAAATAGCAGCGGGAAGCACCACCCGCTTGTTAACACTCGCGGTTCGCCAAGAGGCTAGGCGAACGGCCGGTGTAAGCCGGCCGGTGAGAACTCCAGATGCCTCTTAAGGGTGTCAATGAGCTTGGTAAGTATGGGCGAACGGCCGGTGTAAGCCGGCCGGTGAGACTTCTAAGCCACTCGTCACACCCGGCGCGTGCGCGGCACACAGAGCCGCACTCTCAAGTCACATTGTCGCTCGCACCGGCCGGCTTACACCGGCCGTTCGCCTCACTGGTGGAGCATTACTCCTCATAATCCACCCGGCCCTCGCGCTTGCGGCCGAGCGTGTCCACCTGCCAGTAGCGACCGGAGATCGCGTCGAGGCACGTGAGCCACCCGCCCCCGTAGGCGTAAGTGTCGATGCACACCGCGCCGGGAATCACCTTCGGCTCGCCGGACCGCTGCGACGAGTGCCCGCAAATCACCGTCTTCCCGGTGTAATGGCGCATCGCGTCCGGGAAGAACTCCCAGTACAGCATGTTGTCCGGTTGCTCGTCCATCGGCGTGTCGTGGTACACCCCGGCGTGAACGAAGATGAACTGATCGGTTTCGTGGTACGGAACGAGTTCGTTTTCGAGGAAGTCCCAGTGCCCGTCCGGGACGTCCGCGAAGGTGCCGCTGACGCCCATCGCGGGGCCGTAAGAGCCGAGCGCCTGCACGCCGCCGACGCCGAGCCACATCTTCCGTTCCGAGCGCCCGCCGTCGCGCGCCTGGAGCATCATGATTTCGTGGTTCCCGCGCAGGCACACGACCGGGCGCTTGTGCTTCAATTCAAGGAGACGATTGATGACGCCCCGCGTGTCCGGTCCGCGGTCCACGTAGTCGCCGAGCACGATGAGGTCATCGGCTCGGGTCGGCTGGACCCACGCGAGGAGGTCGTCGAGGGCACCGAGGCAGCCGTGAATGTCGCCGATCGCAAGGACGCGCATGGAGCATCTCCGGAACTCCGTCAGTATAACACGCTCATGCCCGTCACGCTCTTCGACACGGGCTAGCCCCCGTGATTCCGCCGGAAGATTCGCATCTCCAGTCTCGTTTTGGGACCGCTGTAGCGGGTTGAACGAGCCGCGACCGCAAGGGGAGCAGGGCGCCTGATCCCGGCCGCGCCACGAGTGTTGCGGGCAAGCGAGCCGCGACCGCAACAGTAGTTTCAAGGCATTGGAGCGGTTGTAAGTATTTTGTGGGGCAGCGTGATACATCGCGTGCGTGGGTATCGCGCGCGGATGCGTTGTGTGAGCCAGTCGAGCATCTCGACCAACGGGAGTTCGGGTACCCACGCATTCGGGCTCCGGTTCCGTGCGCGAGCGATCCGAAGGGTCAAGCACACCCACACCTGTCGCAACAGCAGCGCCACCCCTTCCAAGAGCAACCGGTATTCGGGGTTGGTGCTCGTGGTCCACCCGCGGGCCTGGTTCTTCTGCCGGTAACTGGTCTCGATCCCGAACCGCTCCCGGTACCGGCGCCGCCCGAGCCACGCGCGCTTCGCCTCGGACACCGCCGCCGCATCGCCCCAACCCGAGAACGCGTACACCCGCGCGTGGGATTCGCCCGGGCGGCGCCACACCAGCACCCGGGTGGACACCGACCGGCGGGCCTTCTCGGTCACCCAGTCCATGGTGGTGATGGTGCCGTGAGGTTGCGTGTAGCACTCGTTGCGTCGGTTCGTGCCGGAACCCTTCTTGCGCATCGGGACCGTGTAGCTCAGGTTCCGTTCCTGCAACAGCAACAGGGTCTCCCCGCTGTCGAACCCGGCGTCCAGAACCACCCCGCGGACCGTGAGCCCACGGGCCGCCACCTGGTCCAGAAGGGTCTGCACCTGCTGGTGCGGCTTGGCTCCTTTCGTCACACTCATCAGCCCCACGGTGTACCGCCGGTGCTTGTGGATCAGGACCCCGGTGGCGTACGCGTGGAAGAACGAGGTGCCGGCCTTCTTGGGTCCGCCGATGATCCCCGGGGTGCCGCGGTCCCCGTAAAAGGGGACGTAGTGCACGTCGATGGCGCACGTCCACCGGCGATTCCGGTCCCGACGGGTGAACGTCGCCACGTGGTGGAGTGCATCGACCAACCGGGCCGTCAGTTGGTCTCGGGAACCGAGGCTCGCGCGAACCCCCTGCCGAGCGGTCTCGTGCGAGAATCCGAAGTACCGGGTGACCACCGCGAACAGGGTCCGGGTGGTGCCCGCGATCAGCAGCACCAGATCAACCAACTGTGTGCCCGTGATCGACTGCTTGTAGTCGGGCCAACCGAGTGCCCGGGCCAACGTTCGCCGGGCCAACACATGGATCACCGCCGGGGTGATCGTAGAATAACCACGTCGCATGGGAGGCTCCCGTTCAAGTGCCTGAGAACCTTGAACTTAGGAACTCCCATGCGGCACTGCCAAATCACTTGAAACTACTGTTGCGGTCGCGGCTCGTCCCAGCCGCTGTGCTACGGCGATTCTCAATTCCTTTGTGCGCCGGGCTCAACACCGGGGAATCGCTACCCCGCTCCCTTGCGGTCGCGGCTCGTTGTAAGTGACCAAAAGCCGGCCTAACGAATGTTGTGCGCCGGGTCCACTTTCTGAAACGACCGCAGCGCGGCCAGCCCCGACCCGACCGCCATGCACATCGTCACCGCCGCCGCGCCGCCCAGAATGAACGGGTGCAGGCGCACGGCGGTTCCCATTGCGGTTGCACCCTCTGCGAGTGCGACCGTGATCGGTGCGGCCAGCGCGATACCGAACAACCCCACCCAGAACGATTGCGCCAGCACCGAGAACTTCAACCGCCACTTGGGAATACCCATCGCGCGGAGCGTGGCGAACTCGCGCTGACTGGCCGCGGTCGCCGCGAACAGTGTTTGACTCGTCACCACCGCGCCGACGAGCAACCCGAGCAGTGCCGTGAACCCGATCGCGACGCCGGCCTTCGTCGTGGTCAGCCAGTGGAGCCGCGAGCGCGCGGAGAACTCGTCCGCGGTGAACGCGCTCAGTTGCGCGTAGCCGTTCATTCGGCGCGCGACCGCGGGCGCGTCCCCCGGCTTCGCGCACTTCGCGACCAAGTACGTGACTTCGTCTTGCTGGTAGTGGAGCAGCACGCGGGCAGTTTCGAGCGAACAAAACAGGTACGGCCCGCCCAGGCTGCGGCACCCGGCCACCAGCCCCACAACGCGAACGCGAACACCGAGGATTTCGGCCGTGTCGCCCGCGCTGCGAATCCCGAGGCGGCCGAGTTCGGACTCGTCCACCGCGATCGTGAGCGGTTGGGTGAGGCGCGCGAGTAACTCGCGGTCGTTGCGAACAACTTCCATTGCCGCGAGCGAGTGCGGGTCGAGCCGCGTGCCGACGACGGTGCAAACTTCCGTGGTGGTTTTCGCGGGGATCTCGCCGTTCCGGGTCCAGGGCGTGAAGCCGATGATCGCGCCCTCCGCGCGCTCGACCTCGGGTTGCGCGGCGAGCCGGGACACCCAGCGCTCCGGGATGGGCCGGCCGAAGTCCACGCTCCGCACGGCCGGGTAGCCGACCCACACGTCGGCCACGGACCGGTCCACCGGGAGCGACATCATCGAGAGCAGTCCGAGCACGAGCCCCGATTGCACCGCGACCAGCACCGCGCTGAACGCGACCGCGAGGATGGCCGGC
The Gemmata palustris DNA segment above includes these coding regions:
- a CDS encoding pentapeptide repeat-containing protein; its protein translation is MAKQAVKKPAKKVAAKTKTTPKAKTVTTAKGASVAKPKAAPKPKPKPKVDWVATLKTGAAGVKEWNALSGDAKARVKLKGADLSNTDLTKVDFNGLNLTDVNFSNANLSKASLSYSNLAGATLTGATLDGTLLSWARVNDGTKWPAEIRMADALTWAGKGPDPRKVATAEEKALPKPADFGEFLTRLKKVTDPAKLDKATDMLKAERFRLYAKVAPDHLVGVVKSQGNADLVYSCRLASDGKYSCGTQNLNICGGLRGSPCKHLLVLIVGLSKAGELDAATAHEWTQNTRGQKPELDKEAMTATFLQYKGAEAGEIDWRPTETVPEDFYAM
- a CDS encoding DUF1501 domain-containing protein, producing MTSISPGGASLLNRRGFLRDASTGLGGIALAALLAEQGLLADDKAPLRPDIKPDSPLSARKPHFAPKAKRVLTIFCSGAVSHVDTFDYKPELVKRDGQPLPGAEKLVTFQGAQGNLVRPLWAFKPRGQSGKMVSDLLPNLAGLADEMCFVHSMTAKSNTHGPAENQMSTGFTLDGFPSAGAWVSYALGSECKDLPAFVAIPDPRGVPQVGPNNWGSAFLPGVFQGTPFTADKPIPNLARPGSISAKTDADTRDFLQLLNADHATARAGDSQLSARIASYEMAAKMQLRAAEVADLSKEPKSVHAEYGTGDKDRWKSGFARNCLLARRLLERDVRFVQLFNGSYAMGEGVGNWDGHKTLKSQYEVHAAILDKPLAALLTDLKRTGLLKDTLVVWVTEFGRMPTFQKDASGRDHNPKGFTVWLAGAGVTRAHSYGGTDEFGYQAAEKPATIYDLHATILHILGLNHERLSFYHNGIERRLTDVHGEVLDGILS
- a CDS encoding DUF1553 domain-containing protein, with the translated sequence MPRTALPALLLLGAFTSPGRGAEPPKGALPPAVEFARDVQPIFAKHCVSCHGPDKQRGGLRLDRSADALKGGDTGKALVPGKPAESLLLKKLTIEDAQERMPPNRDPLTAEQIRALTAWVEAGAKWPAVEGAADAHWAFQAVTRPAVPTATAQTRNAIDAFVAAKLNASGLALSPEADRRTLIRRLKFDLLGLPPTPEEVEAFVNDKDANAYEKLVDKYLASPHYGERWARHWLDTVRFAESNGFETNQLRPNAWHYRDYVIKALNDDKPYDQFVREQLAGDTLGADAATGFIVGGAWDEVKSPDITLTLNQRADELHDMIGTTGSTFLGLTVACARCHAHKFDPISQLDYYRIKAVFAGVQHGERPVRTGDTVARAKEADRLRAQLAELEAKLAALEPLADPAATDARRVSVNARLNTERFKPVRAKFVRFVTFETNSVEPCLDELEVFSFGSKPVNVALASNGAKATSSGDYPGSPNIHSLPFINDGKYGNGRSWISNKSGRGWVELELAEPTVIDRVAWARDREGRYTDRVSTRYRIDVSTDHESWIVVASSDDRVPFAEGASAVPSGLTGAERAAWVKLTQQIGGFRKQIEELARGQLAYAGRLMVPEETHRLHRGDATQKKEVVGPGALGELGPKLTIPENATDPERRAALAKWITDPAHPLTARVMVNRLWQHHFGTGIVDTPSDFGRNGGKPTHPELLDWLASELVAPSVGEEPLPNPSPKGRGAEGKEGSAPPSFLGKGAGGLGSSNPWSLKHMHRLIVTSATYRQASRASDAGLAKDAQTRLLWRYPPQRIEAEPLRDAVLFVSGKLDLKMGGPGFDLFEPNGNYVKVYTPRKQFGPAEFRRMVYQQKPRMQLDDTFGVFDCPDAGQIAPKRNVSTTPLQALNLLNSTFVLQQAGYFAERVEKDAGAAPSAQVNRVFLLAFQRPPTDKERTAATKLVKEHGLAALCRAVLNANEFVFVD
- a CDS encoding DUF1559 domain-containing protein, which gives rise to MRLAQRHPRKAFTLIELLVVIAIIAILIGLLLPAVQKVREAAARTQCVNNLKQMGLALHAYHDANEVLPQGQSPWSAAYQAPYEGAWSWQGYILPYMEQDNAYKQAKAWQNASNTYSWNNPVAGLKMKLYTCPADSRGPVAYPGPANGLAVDQSLTGYLGNAGTTSSSFDGVLYMSSKVKLVGITDGTSNTILVGERPPNSNLEFGWWFAAYGYDGRGNGDCVMTSNDLAIANYFISGYSSAPNLPCNGTAAQKIGLQTGNPNVGCDAAHYWSFHTAGAQFLMADGSARLVTYANNGVLPALSTRAGGEVANIN
- a CDS encoding VOC family protein, with the protein product MILGLRTFVAQVRPEQLDEAKAWYTQFAGTPPYFDQPFYVGFNVGGFELGLHPEGEPGPGGTIAYWGTADVAAEVARAVALGATVAQPIQDVGGDIKAATIADPFGNQIGLIQNPHFDAKAVK
- a CDS encoding metallophosphoesterase family protein, coding for MRVLAIGDIHGCLGALDDLLAWVQPTRADDLIVLGDYVDRGPDTRGVINRLLELKHKRPVVCLRGNHEIMMLQARDGGRSERKMWLGVGGVQALGSYGPAMGVSGTFADVPDGHWDFLENELVPYHETDQFIFVHAGVYHDTPMDEQPDNMLYWEFFPDAMRHYTGKTVICGHSSQRSGEPKVIPGAVCIDTYAYGGGWLTCLDAISGRYWQVDTLGRKREGRVDYEE
- a CDS encoding transposase, which produces MRRGYSTITPAVIHVLARRTLARALGWPDYKQSITGTQLVDLVLLIAGTTRTLFAVVTRYFGFSHETARQGVRASLGSRDQLTARLVDALHHVATFTRRDRNRRWTCAIDVHYVPFYGDRGTPGIIGGPKKAGTSFFHAYATGVLIHKHRRYTVGLMSVTKGAKPHQQVQTLLDQVAARGLTVRGVVLDAGFDSGETLLLLQERNLSYTVPMRKKGSGTNRRNECYTQPHGTITTMDWVTEKARRSVSTRVLVWRRPGESHARVYAFSGWGDAAAVSEAKRAWLGRRRYRERFGIETSYRQKNQARGWTTSTNPEYRLLLEGVALLLRQVWVCLTLRIARARNRSPNAWVPELPLVEMLDWLTQRIRARYPRTRCITLPHKILTTAPMP
- a CDS encoding ABC transporter permease gives rise to the protein MGYSLTTIWYERQRFLPAILAVAFSAVLVAVQSGLVLGLLSMMSLPVDRSVADVWVGYPAVRSVDFGRPIPERWVSRLAAQPEVERAEGAIIGFTPWTRNGEIPAKTTTEVCTVVGTRLDPHSLAAMEVVRNDRELLARLTQPLTIAVDESELGRLGIRSAGDTAEILGVRVRVVGLVAGCRSLGGPYLFCSLETARVLLHYQQDEVTYLVAKCAKPGDAPAVARRMNGYAQLSAFTADEFSARSRLHWLTTTKAGVAIGFTALLGLLVGAVVTSQTLFAATAASQREFATLRAMGIPKWRLKFSVLAQSFWVGLFGIALAAPITVALAEGATAMGTAVRLHPFILGGAAAVTMCMAVGSGLAALRSFQKVDPAHNIR